The following are from one region of the Deinococcus radiotolerans genome:
- a CDS encoding PadR family transcriptional regulator, with product MPLRLTQALANVLYVLQHDPPPHYPYHLAKRTAVTQGAIYNLLDRLEEHGLVTSDLEDIDPKVAGRPARRHFALTAAGRERATTLTQARPPLLPRVP from the coding sequence ATGCCCCTTCGACTCACGCAGGCGCTGGCGAACGTCCTGTACGTCCTCCAGCACGACCCCCCACCGCACTACCCCTACCACCTGGCCAAGCGCACCGCCGTCACGCAGGGGGCCATCTACAACCTGCTCGACCGCCTCGAGGAGCACGGCCTCGTCACCAGCGACCTGGAGGACATCGACCCCAAGGTCGCCGGCCGCCCCGCCCGACGCCATTTCGCCCTCACGGCCGCTGGCCGTGAACGCGCCACGACGCTCACCCAGGCGCGTCCTCCCCTCCTCCCGAGGGTGCCGTGA
- a CDS encoding S-layer homology domain-containing protein, producing the protein MRTHLTLLTLTLTASLAAAQSTAPSAMPAPSPASPAAQTASPAKPATPGAIVDVPAGHWARAGVTLLIQKGLILGYPDGTFRGNQAITRYEAAAIFARLLSQGVFQLPGVQAQLTPADLDVLARAITELAAQIVTINTRLTDVVTDVDDVKARLGVVEGTLQQVVGVAATKSDVDAVAAQAATKTDLAAVQAGAASAEQVQALEARVAALEAEKAALQAKAAQDQAAAAVSAKAAEPKPGDLPNVTFRPDAPANAYVGGGVQKSLVDGVGYSAVLGLQQVAGGFGVQAAADFNSSARLYSAQANVTRPFGGADALFQPYVGLGGGVLVSPDRQSGASAADGFVSALGGVNYAFTDTLKVFVELDGRYYLSRKGAGTGLADGSAGGLGGGVRLGAKLTF; encoded by the coding sequence ATGCGTACCCACCTGACCCTGTTGACCCTGACCCTCACCGCCTCCCTCGCCGCCGCCCAGAGCACCGCACCGAGCGCAATGCCGGCGCCTTCACCCGCTTCACCCGCTGCGCAGACCGCTTCCCCGGCCAAGCCCGCCACGCCGGGCGCGATCGTGGACGTGCCCGCCGGGCACTGGGCGCGCGCGGGCGTGACCCTGCTCATCCAGAAGGGCCTGATCCTCGGGTACCCCGACGGGACCTTCCGCGGCAACCAGGCCATCACCCGCTATGAGGCGGCTGCCATCTTCGCCCGCCTGCTGTCCCAGGGCGTGTTCCAGCTGCCGGGCGTGCAGGCGCAACTGACGCCCGCGGACCTGGACGTGCTGGCCAGGGCGATCACGGAACTCGCCGCGCAGATCGTCACCATCAACACCCGCCTCACCGACGTGGTGACGGACGTGGATGACGTCAAGGCCCGCCTGGGGGTCGTAGAGGGCACGCTGCAGCAGGTGGTGGGGGTGGCGGCCACGAAGTCCGACGTGGACGCGGTGGCCGCGCAGGCCGCCACGAAGACGGACCTCGCGGCGGTGCAGGCCGGCGCGGCAAGTGCCGAGCAGGTGCAGGCGCTGGAGGCGCGCGTGGCGGCCCTGGAGGCGGAGAAGGCGGCGCTGCAGGCCAAAGCGGCGCAGGATCAGGCCGCCGCCGCAGTCTCGGCGAAGGCGGCGGAGCCCAAGCCGGGGGACCTGCCCAACGTGACGTTCCGCCCTGACGCGCCCGCGAACGCGTACGTGGGGGGCGGGGTGCAGAAGAGCCTGGTGGACGGGGTGGGGTACAGCGCCGTGCTGGGCCTGCAGCAGGTGGCCGGTGGGTTCGGCGTGCAGGCTGCGGCGGACTTCAACTCGTCGGCGCGGCTGTACAGCGCGCAGGCGAACGTCACGCGCCCGTTCGGCGGGGCGGACGCGCTGTTCCAGCCGTACGTGGGGCTGGGTGGGGGCGTGCTGGTCAGCCCGGACCGGCAGTCGGGGGCGAGCGCGGCGGACGGGTTCGTGAGCGCGCTGGGCGGCGTGAACTACGCGTTCACGGACACGCTGAAGGTGTTCGTGGAACTGGACGGCCGGTACTACCTGAGCCGCAAGGGCGCCGGGACGGGCCTCGCGGACGGCAGCGCGGGCGGCCTGGGCGGCGGGGTGCGCCTGGGCGCGAAACTCACCTTCTGA
- a CDS encoding DsbA family protein — protein sequence MTPAEPRDHPTQQRRTLGLVLAVTSVAALAAILFLPNGSEDRATHVFNTDGRPVLGNPKVGAEIVLFSDYKCPNCQAFERTHLPLIEQQLVRTGQAHVVFLHSPFLAPDSRDAARSAECAFRQGNAQFLKVNAALYARQGDERDAWATPGLLRDVARDAGLNLQAYDACLHDRAVDTQVQLDLDQHKAAGMKGTPTVFVNGVRTPAGVAEIREAMARTTPPRL from the coding sequence ATGACTCCCGCCGAGCCCCGTGACCACCCCACCCAGCAGCGCCGCACCCTCGGCCTCGTGCTCGCCGTGACCAGCGTCGCTGCCCTGGCCGCCATCCTCTTCCTCCCGAACGGCAGTGAGGACCGCGCCACCCACGTGTTCAACACCGACGGCCGCCCCGTGCTGGGCAACCCGAAGGTCGGGGCAGAGATCGTCCTATTCAGTGACTACAAGTGCCCGAACTGCCAGGCGTTCGAGCGCACGCACCTCCCCCTGATCGAGCAGCAGCTCGTCCGCACCGGCCAGGCGCACGTGGTGTTCCTGCACTCCCCGTTCCTCGCGCCCGACAGCCGCGACGCCGCCCGCAGCGCCGAGTGCGCCTTCCGGCAGGGCAACGCCCAGTTCCTGAAGGTGAACGCGGCCCTGTACGCCCGGCAGGGCGACGAGCGGGACGCGTGGGCCACCCCTGGGCTGCTGCGGGACGTGGCGCGGGACGCGGGCCTGAACCTCCAGGCGTACGACGCCTGCCTGCACGACCGCGCGGTGGACACGCAGGTGCAACTCGACCTCGACCAGCACAAGGCCGCCGGCATGAAGGGCACCCCGACGGTGTTCGTGAACGGCGTGCGCACACCGGCGGGCGTGGCGGAGATCCGCGAGGCGATGGCCCGCACCACGCCGCCCCGGCTCTGA